A single genomic interval of Parvularcula marina harbors:
- a CDS encoding flagellar basal body P-ring protein FlgI, with the protein MIKRILSAFTAVLLFTGSVGAADVRLKDLVTIEGVRSNDLIGYGLVVGLNGSGDTLRNSPYTEEALSSLLQRLGVNVSDENFRPNNIAAVLVTASLPPFARAGSEIDVTVSSIGDASDLTGGTLVMTPLTAANGEVYAVAQGPVLISGFTAEGEAASITQGTPTAGVIPEGARVEREVQFNFGDLRKVDLALKNPDFTTAARIEDALNIALGTGSAQMLDPGTVVLRFMDNQSPARVLSRIESLTLRPDTPARVVIDQRSGTIVLGSEVKLSAVGIAQGNLSIAIAETPIASQPGPFSEGETVPLPRTEIAVTDGAPGNVGLINETATLSDLVAALNALGVTPREIIDILKTMKTAGALHAELVLQ; encoded by the coding sequence ATGATAAAACGCATTCTCTCTGCCTTCACCGCTGTTCTTCTCTTCACGGGATCAGTGGGGGCAGCGGATGTGCGTCTCAAAGACCTCGTCACGATCGAAGGCGTCCGCTCGAACGATCTGATCGGCTATGGTCTTGTCGTCGGCCTCAACGGCTCGGGCGATACGCTGCGGAATTCACCTTATACCGAAGAAGCCCTGTCGAGTCTGCTCCAGCGGCTGGGCGTGAATGTCTCGGATGAGAATTTCCGCCCCAATAATATTGCCGCTGTCCTCGTGACCGCATCCCTGCCGCCTTTTGCAAGGGCAGGCAGCGAGATTGATGTCACCGTTTCCTCGATTGGCGATGCGTCTGATCTGACGGGCGGCACGCTCGTCATGACGCCGCTGACGGCAGCGAATGGCGAAGTCTACGCAGTGGCCCAAGGGCCGGTTCTGATCAGCGGATTCACCGCCGAAGGCGAAGCCGCCAGCATCACGCAAGGCACGCCGACCGCCGGGGTGATCCCTGAAGGCGCGCGTGTTGAGCGCGAAGTGCAGTTCAATTTTGGTGATCTGCGTAAGGTGGATCTTGCGCTCAAGAACCCGGATTTCACAACGGCTGCGCGGATTGAAGATGCGCTCAACATCGCGCTCGGCACCGGCTCGGCCCAGATGCTCGATCCTGGCACGGTGGTCCTGCGGTTCATGGATAATCAGAGCCCGGCGCGTGTGCTCAGCCGGATTGAAAGCCTGACCCTTCGGCCCGATACGCCCGCCCGTGTGGTGATCGATCAGCGCTCCGGCACCATCGTGCTTGGCAGCGAGGTCAAACTCTCCGCAGTCGGCATTGCGCAGGGCAATCTCTCAATCGCGATTGCTGAAACACCGATTGCGTCCCAGCCGGGGCCATTCTCCGAAGGTGAAACAGTGCCGCTGCCGCGCACCGAGATTGCGGTGACAGATGGCGCGCCCGGGAATGTCGGGCTGATCAATGAGACGGCGACGCTGTCTGATCTGGTTGCGGCGCTCAATGCACTTGGCGTCACACCGCGTGAGATCATCGATATCC
- a CDS encoding flagellin produces the protein MKIGFPDALRFNSLSGPLADIRRDLTQASVELVTGRKQNLGRVLGVEAGDYNIVAKALADADTSIDRLTLSNNRLSATQIPLHQIRTALTDYAVETDSLLVTDEFVNTTISADAKSQIRQIFTSLNSSYAGRNLFSGDSVESAATSTADEFFTAIEASLAGATDAATLDTAIDTFFAPGGDFDTLIYQGGAGFASAVRLPTGGTVSFQLKADDQSFRTALEGLVRVAYAPQEGQVDFAREGVTLVRNAEALLIQHEAELGRQQNLIDNSIDAVNQERLILAETENTFAGADPYEAAALVQNLELQLQTAYTVTARISRLTLTNFVR, from the coding sequence ATGAAAATCGGTTTTCCAGACGCCCTGCGATTTAATTCGCTCAGCGGTCCTCTCGCCGACATTCGGCGCGACCTGACCCAGGCTTCGGTCGAACTCGTCACCGGGCGCAAACAGAATCTCGGTCGTGTGCTGGGTGTTGAGGCGGGCGACTATAACATCGTCGCCAAGGCACTGGCCGATGCCGATACATCGATCGACCGGCTGACCCTGTCCAATAACCGTCTGTCCGCAACGCAGATTCCGCTGCATCAGATCCGCACCGCGCTGACCGATTATGCGGTTGAGACGGACTCGCTTCTCGTGACGGACGAATTCGTCAACACGACGATCTCGGCAGATGCTAAATCGCAGATCCGCCAGATCTTTACCTCCCTCAATTCCTCTTACGCCGGACGGAACCTCTTCAGTGGCGACAGTGTCGAATCCGCCGCCACATCGACCGCGGATGAGTTCTTCACTGCCATTGAGGCGTCTCTGGCGGGCGCCACCGATGCGGCAACGCTTGATACGGCGATCGATACATTCTTTGCGCCGGGTGGGGATTTCGACACGCTGATTTATCAAGGCGGGGCAGGGTTTGCCTCCGCTGTTCGCCTGCCGACAGGCGGCACGGTCAGCTTCCAGCTGAAAGCGGATGACCAGTCCTTCCGTACAGCCCTCGAAGGGCTCGTCCGTGTGGCCTATGCGCCGCAGGAAGGGCAGGTCGACTTCGCCCGTGAAGGGGTGACCCTTGTACGAAACGCCGAAGCGCTGCTTATTCAGCATGAGGCGGAACTTGGCCGCCAGCAAAACCTGATCGATAACTCGATTGACGCCGTCAATCAGGAGCGGCTTATACTGGCCGAAACTGAAAACACATTCGCCGGCGCCGATCCTTACGAAGCTGCAGCTTTGGTTCAGAACCTCGAACTTCAGTTGCAAACAGCCTATACGGTCACGGCCCGGATATCCCGGCTGACACTGACGAATTTTGTAAGATGA
- the flgK gene encoding flagellar hook-associated protein FlgK, translating to MGLSSALSTAVSGLTAAQTRAQTVANNIANANTDGYVRRTVSVSEKIVAGNGVGVQVDKILRDSDPYLTLQRMKLEGDNAFASERATAAGQIAALLGEPGATDGLFGTYARFEQALRDAAATPESTVLQRQVVDTAKDIIREFDELAGRSVDLRTKADTDIGRAVQQVNDALKRLEELNGLGGQQLTPDVLDERQRLIDDVNAIIPVEVQPVGEGIYLVTDSGVTLLATQAREIEFSPSVLVARNQTLGGGLSGLVVDGTDITPGSTSSQAIRGGQITALFETRDNRIPAFNDSLDALAYDLVSRFSDDSVDPTKTAGEVGLFTVGSATPPIDGDIGLASSLRLNAAIDPDQGGELYRIRDGLGAVAPGPAGNGDQINRLVDAFTGLQPTPGALGGVGQQSAVSLVSGLSSELNYDLQRREDSALYAGIRFDAAVNAEIAATGVDTDQELQQLILIEQAYAANAKVIETISSLVDQLIRIS from the coding sequence TTGGGACTTTCTAGCGCACTTTCCACGGCCGTATCCGGCCTCACCGCCGCCCAGACAAGGGCGCAGACGGTCGCAAACAATATCGCCAATGCGAATACGGATGGTTATGTCCGTCGCACAGTCAGTGTCAGTGAAAAGATCGTCGCCGGGAACGGTGTCGGCGTGCAGGTCGACAAGATCCTGCGCGACAGTGATCCGTATCTGACGCTTCAACGGATGAAGCTGGAAGGCGATAACGCCTTTGCCAGTGAACGCGCTACGGCCGCAGGGCAGATCGCTGCGCTTCTCGGAGAGCCGGGGGCGACGGATGGTCTATTCGGCACCTATGCCCGTTTCGAGCAGGCCCTGCGAGATGCAGCGGCAACGCCGGAAAGCACCGTCCTGCAACGGCAGGTCGTTGATACGGCAAAAGATATCATCCGCGAATTCGATGAGCTGGCAGGTCGCAGTGTCGATCTGCGTACGAAAGCCGACACTGATATTGGCCGCGCCGTCCAGCAAGTGAATGATGCGCTGAAACGCCTTGAAGAGCTGAACGGGCTTGGCGGTCAGCAATTGACGCCTGATGTCCTTGATGAGCGCCAGCGCCTGATCGATGACGTCAATGCTATTATCCCGGTTGAAGTTCAGCCGGTCGGTGAGGGGATCTATCTCGTCACTGATTCAGGGGTGACTTTGCTAGCCACGCAGGCTCGGGAAATCGAATTTTCGCCTTCCGTGCTTGTGGCGCGGAACCAGACACTTGGCGGCGGGCTTTCCGGACTGGTCGTGGACGGAACAGATATCACACCTGGTTCAACCAGCTCACAGGCAATCCGGGGCGGGCAGATCACGGCGCTGTTCGAGACACGCGACAACCGCATTCCGGCCTTTAACGACAGCCTTGATGCGCTGGCTTATGATCTCGTTTCTCGCTTCTCCGATGACAGCGTCGATCCGACCAAGACAGCCGGCGAAGTCGGTCTCTTTACGGTGGGTTCGGCAACACCGCCCATTGATGGCGATATCGGACTTGCCTCCAGTCTGAGGCTGAATGCCGCGATTGATCCTGATCAGGGTGGGGAGCTTTACCGCATCCGCGATGGTCTTGGTGCTGTCGCGCCTGGTCCTGCGGGCAATGGCGATCAGATCAACCGCCTTGTTGATGCCTTTACCGGGCTTCAGCCGACCCCCGGCGCACTTGGCGGTGTCGGCCAGCAATCGGCCGTCAGCCTTGTTTCGGGGCTGTCCTCTGAACTTAATTACGACCTGCAACGCCGCGAAGACAGCGCGCTTTATGCCGGCATCCGTTTTGATGCTGCCGTGAATGCCGAGATCGCTGCAACTGGTGTGGATACGGATCAGGAGCTCCAGCAGTTGATCCTGATCGAGCAGGCCTATGCGGCGAACGCCAAGGTCATTGAAACGATCTCGTCGCTCGTCGATCAACTGATCAGGATTTCGTGA
- a CDS encoding flagellar hook protein FlgE: MTISSSLNAGVQGLAVNSTRLGTIANNIANADTYGYKRAETDFVSLVIEGNSSSFAAGGVRVLTSREVSAQGSLITTGNATDLAIAGPGFLPVTEEGAINDTNRDLLLTTTGSFEQDQNGYLKTPGGLVLLGWRAGPDGNIGAVTRQGVADLEPVRVNTSQFQSSPTTLINMGVNLPADQTVAGAAGTVYDMPVDYIDNLGRNQTMTAIFTPVVPATGASNEWNVEFLDNSSGTPVSVGTFNITFQDNPANGGSVDTVTTTGGGLVYDPATGRINVNLPSGPVDVFVGQSGDISGLVQVAANFTPANLDFDGVSVGELEGIEINSSGLLQAVYNTGFRQTLYQIPVAAVQNANGLIAENNQAFRLSQDSGGMYLWDAGTGPVGETVGFSLMESTVDIASELTALIETQRAYSSNARIIQTVDEILQETTNIIR, encoded by the coding sequence ATGACAATTTCTTCGTCCTTGAATGCAGGTGTCCAGGGCCTCGCCGTGAACTCGACCCGGCTCGGCACGATCGCGAATAACATCGCGAACGCAGACACTTACGGGTATAAAAGGGCGGAGACGGATTTTGTGTCTCTGGTGATCGAGGGCAATTCGAGCTCTTTTGCGGCCGGCGGTGTCCGGGTGCTGACCTCCCGCGAAGTCAGCGCGCAGGGTTCACTCATTACCACCGGGAACGCGACCGACCTTGCCATTGCCGGACCGGGCTTCCTGCCCGTGACCGAAGAGGGCGCGATCAATGATACGAACCGGGACCTTCTGCTGACGACGACGGGTTCTTTCGAGCAGGACCAGAACGGCTATCTGAAAACGCCGGGCGGCCTTGTTCTTCTTGGTTGGCGCGCAGGCCCTGACGGGAATATCGGCGCGGTTACGCGTCAGGGGGTCGCTGACCTCGAACCCGTTCGTGTAAATACCAGCCAGTTCCAGTCGAGCCCGACGACCTTGATTAACATGGGCGTCAACCTGCCCGCTGACCAGACAGTCGCAGGGGCTGCCGGTACCGTCTATGATATGCCGGTCGATTACATCGACAACCTTGGTCGTAACCAGACGATGACGGCGATCTTCACGCCGGTCGTGCCGGCGACCGGCGCCAGCAACGAATGGAATGTCGAATTCCTCGATAACTCTTCGGGCACGCCCGTCAGTGTCGGGACGTTCAACATTACCTTCCAGGACAACCCGGCCAATGGTGGCTCTGTTGATACAGTGACCACGACAGGCGGCGGCCTTGTCTATGACCCGGCAACGGGCCGCATCAATGTGAACCTGCCATCTGGTCCGGTTGATGTCTTTGTCGGCCAGTCCGGTGACATCAGCGGCCTTGTTCAGGTGGCGGCGAACTTCACGCCTGCCAATCTCGACTTTGATGGTGTTTCGGTAGGTGAGCTTGAAGGCATCGAGATCAACTCATCAGGTCTTCTGCAGGCGGTCTATAACACTGGCTTCCGCCAGACACTTTATCAGATCCCGGTTGCTGCTGTTCAGAACGCCAACGGTCTGATCGCTGAAAATAACCAGGCGTTCCGTCTCAGCCAGGACTCGGGCGGCATGTATCTTTGGGACGCAGGCACAGGCCCGGTCGGTGAGACTGTCGGCTTCAGTCTTATGGAATCCACTGTGGACATCGCATCAGAACTGACAGCGCTGATCGAGACCCAGCGGGCTTATTCTTCGAATGCACGGATCATTCAGACTGTGGATGAGATCCTGCAGGAGACCACCAATATTATCAGGTAG
- a CDS encoding flagellar motor protein MotB gives MGDHTTPIIIKRKKVIAGGGHHGGAWKVAYADFVTAMMAFFLLMWLLGATTEDQRKGIADYFNTTIPIAASSGGGTDALNGDSILTLEKKARSGEYQDNRKRNQAMPMREELEQEITEMAQRAGLIDAEGRVQVRITEEGTVIELVDAAGSALFQSGSAAASKDLKVLLLAAADAVKRSGAVVQISGHTDSLAYATDSYTNWELSADRANTARRLLLEAGVPQGKIIEVSGRADRDPISDNPLDPVNRRISILLKDAEVPVERHDTPSHAENGNETLTAPAHDESLDH, from the coding sequence ATGGGCGATCATACGACGCCAATCATCATCAAGCGGAAGAAGGTGATCGCGGGCGGCGGGCACCATGGGGGCGCGTGGAAGGTGGCTTATGCCGACTTCGTGACCGCGATGATGGCATTTTTCCTCCTGATGTGGCTGCTCGGTGCAACGACTGAGGACCAGCGTAAGGGGATTGCGGACTATTTCAATACGACAATTCCGATTGCGGCCTCTTCAGGGGGCGGGACCGATGCGCTGAACGGCGACTCGATCCTGACGCTCGAGAAAAAAGCGCGCAGTGGGGAGTATCAGGACAACCGCAAACGCAATCAGGCCATGCCGATGCGTGAAGAACTTGAGCAGGAAATTACCGAAATGGCCCAGCGTGCTGGACTGATCGATGCCGAGGGGCGTGTTCAGGTCCGGATCACCGAAGAGGGCACCGTCATTGAGCTGGTTGATGCGGCGGGGAGCGCGCTTTTCCAAAGCGGGTCTGCTGCAGCGTCGAAAGATCTTAAAGTCCTGCTGCTGGCGGCGGCTGATGCGGTCAAGCGCAGCGGCGCGGTCGTGCAGATTTCAGGGCATACGGACTCTCTGGCCTATGCCACCGACAGCTATACGAACTGGGAGCTGAGTGCGGACAGAGCCAATACGGCCCGGCGTCTTCTCCTCGAAGCAGGCGTGCCGCAGGGAAAGATTATTGAGGTTTCAGGGCGGGCTGACCGTGATCCGATTTCGGACAATCCACTCGACCCGGTGAACCGCCGGATCTCCATCCTGCTTAAAGATGCAGAGGTGCCGGTCGAGCGGCACGACACGCCGTCACACGCCGAAAATGGAAACGAAACGTTAACCGCCCCGGCGCATGATGAGTCGTTGGATCATTAG
- a CDS encoding FliM/FliN family flagellar motor switch protein: MSSSEEGHLSRLTGPTPRMPQYLRGAADTMMSRTEVVAETVSHFLRNPVRLGDANVRRCDPKEIEDQAADMFDLVDHAGKITMRLGLSAATISSVTRSLFGGDVTEKPVLSGIGLSFCRQVAATLLSGKPAGASSGGDDDDDVEEADPLEGYSIIKAEPGTIGHRPLLAMSMKLSLIQPPDLEITAFFPRGFSDKLSAPDRALGDALLQVLSFPITAIAGRTKVPFGEMRKWKAGDEIQLPGAELSKMQLMVSAGTKTETLAYGELGAADGAKSIRVNEIAAKPTAVINRQAAG, encoded by the coding sequence ATGTCATCGTCTGAAGAAGGCCATCTGAGCCGTTTGACAGGACCGACACCGCGCATGCCGCAATATCTGCGGGGCGCGGCCGATACCATGATGTCCCGCACCGAGGTCGTTGCGGAGACGGTCTCGCACTTCCTGCGCAATCCTGTCCGTTTGGGCGATGCCAATGTGCGCCGCTGTGATCCGAAAGAAATCGAGGATCAGGCAGCCGACATGTTCGATCTGGTCGATCACGCCGGCAAGATCACCATGCGCCTTGGATTGAGCGCCGCGACCATTTCATCCGTCACCCGCTCGCTATTCGGCGGTGACGTCACTGAAAAGCCCGTGCTGAGCGGGATCGGCCTCTCCTTTTGTCGTCAGGTCGCTGCAACTCTGCTCAGCGGCAAACCGGCTGGCGCATCTTCCGGAGGCGATGACGACGACGATGTCGAAGAAGCCGATCCGTTGGAAGGCTACAGCATCATCAAGGCTGAGCCCGGGACGATCGGCCATCGACCGCTACTCGCCATGTCGATGAAACTGTCACTAATCCAGCCGCCCGATCTTGAGATCACCGCTTTCTTCCCGCGCGGCTTCTCTGACAAGCTTTCCGCCCCAGACCGCGCGCTAGGCGATGCGCTCCTGCAGGTGCTGAGCTTTCCGATCACCGCCATTGCGGGCCGCACGAAAGTGCCCTTCGGTGAGATGCGCAAATGGAAAGCGGGGGATGAAATCCAGCTGCCGGGCGCGGAGCTCTCGAAAATGCAGCTCATGGTCTCGGCTGGTACCAAGACCGAAACACTTGCTTATGGTGAGCTGGGCGCAGCTGACGGCGCAAAATCGATCCGCGTGAACGAGATCGCAGCCAAACCCACAGCGGTCATAAATCGTCAGGCCGCAGGCTGA
- a CDS encoding amino acid aminotransferase: MSQFDSLTPRPADALLGLMAAFRADPREEKIDLGVGVYRDDAGQTTIMKAVREAERRLAETSQTKVYESPRGNQDFTAAIDRFIFADDETANRQGFATPGGSGALSLGMNFIKRITPDATVWISDPSWPNHPHIARTASLNVASYAYAQPADPGIDLDKLMESLSAAKPGDAIIIQGPCHNPTGIDLDTAQWKALGAFCAEKGLMPFIDMAYHGFAQSLDEDVLGVRAFLGEVPEALFSYSCSKNFGLYRDRAGCLLLKASSETGAQNAGTHLADIARALWSMPPAHGPAIVSTILGDEALTTMWKTELVEMQDRMGTLRRALAESIHPNSNSYDPSVLTSQNGMFSQLPLAKPVIEELREKEGLYIPGSGRINIAGLSMAQTSRVAELLSPHL; the protein is encoded by the coding sequence ATGTCCCAGTTCGATTCGCTGACCCCGCGTCCGGCGGACGCCCTGCTCGGCCTCATGGCCGCGTTCCGCGCGGACCCACGCGAAGAGAAGATCGACCTTGGCGTCGGTGTCTATCGCGATGATGCCGGGCAGACGACGATCATGAAGGCCGTGCGCGAAGCCGAGCGCCGCCTCGCTGAGACTTCACAGACCAAAGTCTATGAAAGCCCGCGCGGCAATCAGGATTTCACCGCCGCGATCGACCGCTTCATCTTTGCCGATGACGAGACCGCCAACCGGCAGGGATTTGCAACGCCGGGCGGCTCGGGCGCTTTGTCCCTGGGGATGAACTTCATCAAGCGGATCACCCCGGACGCGACCGTGTGGATCAGCGATCCGAGCTGGCCAAACCATCCGCATATTGCTCGCACGGCGAGCCTCAATGTCGCAAGCTATGCCTATGCCCAGCCCGCTGATCCCGGTATCGATCTCGACAAACTGATGGAAAGCCTGTCAGCGGCAAAGCCGGGTGATGCGATTATCATTCAGGGGCCGTGCCACAACCCGACCGGCATTGATCTTGATACGGCGCAATGGAAAGCGCTCGGCGCCTTCTGTGCCGAGAAAGGCCTCATGCCTTTCATCGATATGGCCTATCACGGCTTTGCCCAATCACTTGATGAGGATGTGCTCGGGGTCCGTGCCTTCCTTGGTGAAGTGCCAGAGGCCCTCTTCAGCTATTCCTGCTCGAAGAATTTCGGGCTCTACCGTGACCGGGCTGGCTGCCTTCTCCTGAAAGCTTCATCGGAAACGGGTGCACAAAATGCTGGCACCCACCTTGCCGATATCGCCCGCGCGCTCTGGTCGATGCCGCCAGCGCACGGCCCGGCCATCGTCTCCACCATCCTCGGGGATGAAGCACTGACCACTATGTGGAAGACGGAGCTTGTCGAGATGCAAGACAGGATGGGCACGCTCCGCCGGGCGCTCGCCGAGTCAATTCATCCGAACTCGAACAGTTATGATCCGTCGGTCCTGACCTCCCAGAATGGCATGTTCTCGCAATTGCCGCTGGCGAAACCCGTGATCGAAGAGCTGCGCGAGAAGGAAGGGCTCTATATTCCCGGCTCTGGCCGGATCAATATTGCCGGGCTCTCCATGGCGCAGACCTCACGAGTGGCTGAGCTGCTCTCGCCGCACCTTTAA
- a CDS encoding CHAD domain-containing protein — protein sequence MAYSFRKSDKSVLAGLKRIGKAQTLLALNALGDTSLSLDEKVYAVRRRIKKLRTLIRLVRPVLPAYEEENATLREAGRRLSEARDAAVMIETFDEMTIRYSAHLSDALCAPIRERLIEQRRAISDAGLGISLLETETELRAFLVRLPSWKLEKKGAAAFEAGLKKTYAKAVKRLRQAAETDDAEDLHAWRKSAKHHWLQMRLIKKVWPEGLGPRIFALDQLTDDLGEHHDLSVLQALLESDADEAASAFLNGPVKTRLSELEESVIEAGRELFAEEPAQFARRCAAYWNVWREEGCLLRAG from the coding sequence ATGGCCTATAGCTTCAGAAAATCCGATAAGTCGGTCCTTGCCGGCTTGAAGCGCATTGGAAAAGCGCAAACTCTCCTTGCACTGAATGCACTTGGCGATACATCGCTGTCTCTTGATGAAAAAGTCTATGCGGTCCGCCGACGGATCAAAAAGCTGCGCACGCTGATCCGCCTCGTCAGGCCGGTTCTTCCTGCCTATGAGGAGGAGAACGCAACTTTGCGAGAAGCGGGGCGTCGCCTGAGTGAAGCGCGCGATGCCGCGGTGATGATCGAGACATTCGATGAGATGACCATCCGCTATTCGGCACATTTAAGTGATGCGCTCTGTGCCCCGATCCGTGAACGGCTCATCGAGCAGCGCCGGGCGATAAGTGATGCCGGGCTTGGCATCTCGCTCCTTGAAACAGAGACGGAGCTGAGGGCGTTTCTTGTGCGGCTGCCGTCATGGAAGCTTGAGAAGAAAGGCGCTGCGGCCTTCGAGGCAGGGCTCAAGAAGACCTATGCCAAGGCGGTCAAACGCCTGCGGCAGGCCGCCGAGACGGACGATGCCGAAGACCTTCATGCCTGGCGCAAATCGGCCAAGCATCACTGGCTGCAAATGAGGCTGATCAAAAAGGTTTGGCCGGAAGGGCTCGGCCCAAGAATCTTCGCTCTCGATCAGCTGACGGATGATCTGGGCGAGCATCACGATTTAAGTGTGTTGCAGGCTTTGCTTGAGAGTGATGCCGATGAGGCGGCGAGCGCATTCCTCAATGGGCCGGTAAAGACGCGTCTGTCTGAGCTTGAAGAAAGCGTGATCGAAGCCGGGCGCGAACTTTTCGCTGAAGAACCGGCCCAGTTTGCGCGGCGCTGTGCGGCCTATTGGAATGTGTGGCGGGAGGAGGGCTGCCTCCTCCGCGCAGGTTAA
- a CDS encoding TadE/TadG family type IV pilus assembly protein, which produces MHIADVMRGLHRRFRRDGRGTAATEFALILPVLITAYFGSISAFEGFQARKSVTKASTTVVDLITRSQVMNTTLRDNMYDVARALVGDAADEGTTVTMTSISNPVSESDPDARVIDWSYSNDFTTVIEEDDLEDMNLPVIPKGDSLIVARVYIEHTPRFDFGMFDKQQMSQLTFRRPRFVLRIPSTI; this is translated from the coding sequence ATGCATATTGCTGATGTCATGAGAGGACTTCATCGCCGTTTCCGCCGCGACGGGCGGGGGACGGCGGCCACCGAATTTGCCCTGATCCTCCCGGTGCTGATCACAGCTTATTTTGGCTCGATCTCCGCCTTTGAGGGGTTCCAGGCGCGCAAATCCGTCACCAAGGCCTCGACCACCGTCGTTGACCTGATCACCAGATCGCAAGTCATGAACACGACGTTGCGCGATAACATGTATGATGTCGCGCGCGCGCTTGTCGGGGATGCAGCCGATGAAGGCACGACCGTGACAATGACCAGTATTTCGAATCCGGTGTCTGAATCGGACCCGGATGCACGGGTCATCGACTGGAGTTACTCCAACGACTTCACGACGGTGATCGAGGAAGACGATCTCGAGGACATGAACCTCCCGGTCATTCCAAAGGGCGACAGCCTGATCGTGGCGCGGGTTTATATCGAGCACACCCCGCGATTTGATTTTGGCATGTTCGACAAGCAGCAGATGTCACAGCTGACCTTCCGCCGCCCGCGTTTCGTCCTTCGGATCCCGTCGACAATTTAA
- a CDS encoding TadE/TadG family type IV pilus assembly protein — translation MTSKSVSRKRPGLIRRFLRQRKGAAAIEFALVGPVHIALLLGMIETGMVLAKASLLDIGTAAATKQVYVGAATSGVVTRADIKDTVCKYVSRLQPNCVDSLIVELTPITDFTTVPGTSAKCQEAGSDEDIEPTVSFKPGGSSNTMFMRICLTTDILFPGLGAGLQMTRSDNGKFEFVSASAFQNEPF, via the coding sequence ATGACGTCAAAATCTGTCAGTCGTAAGAGGCCGGGGCTCATCCGGCGATTTCTTCGCCAGCGCAAAGGCGCGGCGGCCATCGAATTTGCGCTTGTCGGGCCTGTCCACATTGCGCTGCTACTCGGCATGATCGAAACCGGCATGGTCCTCGCCAAGGCGTCGCTGCTCGATATCGGCACAGCGGCAGCCACAAAGCAGGTCTATGTCGGGGCGGCGACCTCCGGTGTCGTCACGCGTGCCGACATCAAGGACACCGTTTGCAAATATGTCAGCCGCCTTCAGCCCAACTGCGTCGACAGCCTGATTGTAGAGCTGACCCCGATCACTGACTTTACGACCGTGCCTGGCACAAGTGCGAAATGCCAGGAGGCTGGCTCTGATGAGGACATTGAGCCGACCGTGTCTTTCAAGCCAGGCGGCAGCTCGAACACGATGTTCATGCGGATCTGTCTGACAACGGACATTCTGTTCCCCGGTCTGGGCGCAGGGCTTCAGATGACACGTTCGGACAATGGCAAGTTCGAGTTCGTCTCGGCCTCCGCATTCCAGAACGAACCCTTCTGA